In Amaranthus tricolor cultivar Red isolate AtriRed21 chromosome 3, ASM2621246v1, whole genome shotgun sequence, a single window of DNA contains:
- the LOC130808730 gene encoding AP-3 complex subunit sigma, with translation MIKAVIVLNTQGKPRLTKFYDFQPPEKQQELIRTIYSVLCNRPENVSNFVDFDSIFGPDSRLVYKHYATLYFVFVYDSAENELAMLDLIQVFVETLDKCFKNVCELDIVFNYGKLHTILDEIIFGGQVLETNSAEVIRAVEEISKSETAPATISRVPKSVSGWRR, from the exons ATGATAAAGGCAGTTATAGTGCTGAATACACAGGGGAAACCTCGACTCACTAAGTTCTACGATTTCCAG CCTCCAGAGAAGCAACAGGAGCTAATTCGCACCATCTATTCAG TATTGTGCAATAGGCCTGAAAATGTCAGTAACTTTGTGGATTTCGATTCCATTTTTGGTCCG GATTCTCGACTTGTGTATAAGCACTATGCTACCCTCTACTTTGTGTTTGTGTATGACAGTGCTGAAAATGAGTTAGCAATGCTTGATTTGATACAAG TTTTTGTAGAAACTTTGGACAAATGCTTCAAGAATGTCTGTGAGCTTGACATAGTTTTCAATTATGGAAAG CTTCATACTATTCTAGATGAGATCATTTTTGGAGGCCAAGTGTTAGAAACAAACTCTGCAGAAGTTATAAGGGCTGTTGAAGAAATTTCAAA GTCGGAAACAGCTCCTGCCACCATCAGTCGAGTACCAAAATCGGTTTCTGGCTGGCGAAGGTGA
- the LOC130808472 gene encoding uncharacterized protein LOC130808472, producing the protein MGKKKDVDNFTKTQIMHDLLTSANSNGKLQHGFINEIAKKYDLHRRTIGRIWRQIRDQKKHNLPINVNNMKSLTNGKARIAFDENKFKSIEKAKKTTLRSLSKAMEVSYTTVCRWKKKRYFRKHTNAIKPLLTDKNKLDRLIFCLSSCILDEQTKNFTFNEMKNVVHIDEKLFYITRTQQTFYLTQDEIEPHREIQSKRFIPKIMFMCAVARPIFSIEGEMIFDGKIGIFPFTHEVAAQRSSKNRKRGEPETKPIQSITKEHTRDMIVHKILPAIRLKWPSDLSKTIFIQQDNAKPHIIDDDEVFREVATLDGFNFHLVQQPPNSPDMNVLDLGFFRSIQSLQHQKSAYNYSQLVKAVTTSFDNLTPNALKNVWITLQACKIEVIKKLGGMDYAIPHMSKAKLEREGRLPHCLGVQQETIYQALRYLETKVDKTTLEGILFYLGITEATSQATTEAIPEATTEATIEATIEAIPEAIPEAIPEATTESTAYIPARTEATTEATPA; encoded by the coding sequence atgggaaaaaaaaaagatgtagaTAATTTCACTAAGACTCAAATAATGCATGACCTTTTAACGTCAGCAAACAGTAATGGGAAGCTACAACACGGGTTCATCAACGAAATTGCGAAGAAGTACGATTTGCATAGGAGGACAATCGGAAGGATATGGAGACAGATTCGTGatcaaaaaaaacacaatttaccAATTAATGTCAACAATATGAAGTCATTGACCAACGGTAAAGCTCGAATCGCCTttgatgaaaacaaattcaaatcaattgaaaaagcGAAGAAGACAACCTTAAGATCACTTTCAAAGGCTATGGAAGTAAGCTACACCACAGTATGCAGATGGAAAAAAAAGAGGTACTTTCGCAAGCACACCAACGCAATCAAACCGTTACTTACAGACAAAAATAAACTCGACaggttaattttttgtcttagTAGTTGCATTTTAGATGAGCAAACAAAGAATTTCACatttaatgaaatgaaaaatgtaGTCCACATTGATGAAAAGTTGTTTTACATTACAAGGACACAACAAACATTTTATCTAACTCAAGATGAAATAGAGCCTCATAGAGAAATCCAATCAAAAAGATTTATCCCCaagatcatgtttatgtgtgccGTTGCAAGACCGATCTTTTCTATTGAAGGTGAGAtgatttttgatggaaagataggcaTTTTTCCATTCACACATGAAGTGGCAGCACAAAGAAGTTCAAAAAACAGAAAGAGAGGAGAGCCAGAGACcaaaccaatacaatcaatcactaaaGAACACACAAGAGACATGATTGTGCACAAGATACTACCAGCAATTAGACTTAAATGGCCATCAGATTTAAGCAAAACAATTTTCATTCAACAGGACAATGCTAAACCACACATTATAGATGATGATGAGGTGTTTAGAGAGGTGGCTACACTAGATGGATTTAACTTCCacttagtgcaacaacctcctaACTCACCGGATATGAATGTGCTAGACTTAGGGTTCTTTAGGTCAATACAATCTTTACAGCATCAAAAATCAGCATACAACTACTCACAATTAGTTAAGGCAGTAACCACATCATTTGACAATCTAACACCAAATGCACTGAAGAATGTATGGATCACATTGCAAGCATGTAAaattgaagttattaagaaactaGGTGGTATGGATTATGCAATTCCACACATGAGCAAAGCAAAACTAGAAAGGGAAGGGAGACTCCCACATTGTTTGGGGGTACAGCAGGAAACAATTTACCAGGCACTAAGGTATCTGGAAACAAAGGTGGATAAAACTACATTGGAgggcattttattttacttggggATCACAGAAGCAACATCACaagcaacaacagaagcaataccagaagcaacaacagaagcaacaatTGAAGCAACAATTGAAGCAATACCAGAAGCAATACCAGAAGCAATAccagaagcaacaacagaaTCAACAGCATATATTCCagcaagaacagaagcaacaacagaagcaacACCAGCATGA
- the LOC130808176 gene encoding uncharacterized protein LOC130808176, translating to MSNLETQLQSPQNEHNTPPMVISEVVQETPSPTKNQNHHSQRHHITSLNTDVTIQQLPSQGLSFQLWPAATTFFSLLDTRLLDKYLPNTCRRLRILELGSGTGLVGISAAVILGAEVTVTDLPHVIPNLEFNVSANADVIAARGGAVVAKELSWGNVDQMVAVGREYDVIMGSDVVYHDHLYDPLLETLKCLVVGGGMFLMAHLKRWKKEAAFFKKARKFFDVDVIHRDNPSDGVRVGVMVYRFVPKQRPCTVSVSSS from the coding sequence ATGTCAAACCTAGAAACTCAGCTTCAATCCCCTCAAAATGAACATAATACCCCCCCTATGGTTATTAGTGAGGTAGTACAAGAAACACCCTCTCCTACCAAAAACCAAAACCACCATTCCCAACGACACCACATCACCTCCCTCAACACTGACGTCACCATCCAACAACTCCCCTCCCAAGGACTTTCCTTCCAACTATGGCCCGCCGCCACCacctttttctctctcctcgacACGCGCCTCCTTGATAAATACCTTCCCAACACGTGCCGTCGCCTTCGCATCCTCGAACTCGGATCTGGTACTGGCCTTGTCGGAATATCCGCCGCCGTCATCCTCGGAGCTGAAGTCACCGTCACGGACCTCCCTCACGTGATCCCTAACCTCGAGTTTAACGTTTCTGCAAACGCTGATGTCATAGCCGCGCGTGGGGGGGCCGTTGTAGCGAAGGAGCTTAGTTGGGGAAATGTGGATCAAATGGTGGCGGTTGGAAGGGAGTACGATGTTATCATGGGGTCTGATGTAGTGTATCATGATCATCTTTATGATCCATTGTTGGAAACTTTGAAGTGTTTGGTGGTGGGAGGAGGGATGTTTTTGATGGCGCATCTAAAGAGGTGGAAGAAAGAAGCGGCGTTTTTTAAGAAGGCTAGAAAGTTTTTTGATGTTGATGTGATTCATCGTGATAATCCGTCTGATGGAGTGCGAGTTGGTGTTATGGTGTACCGCTTTGTACCTAAACAACGCCCTTGTACTGTGTCTGTCTCCAGTAGTTAG